The Muntiacus reevesi chromosome 10, mMunRee1.1, whole genome shotgun sequence genome has a segment encoding these proteins:
- the GPAT4 gene encoding glycerol-3-phosphate acyltransferase 4 isoform X1 produces the protein MERGAKEKNHQLYKPYTNGIIAKDPTSLEEEIKEIRRSGSSKALDNTPEFELSDIFYFCRKGMETIMDDEVTKRFSAEELESWNLLSRTNYNFQYISLRLTVLWGLGVLVRYCLLLPLRVALAFTGISLLVVGTTMVGYLPNGRFKEFLSKHVHLMCYRICVRALTAIITYHDRKNRPRNGGICVANHTSPIDVIILASDGYYAMVGQVHGGLMGVIQRAMVKACPHVWFERSEVKDRHLVARRLTEHVQDKSKLPILIFPEGTCINNTSVMMFKKGSFEIGATVYPVAIKYDPQFGDAFWNSSKYGMVTYLLRMMTSWAIVCSVWYLPPMTRQAEEDAVQFANRVKSAIARQGGLVDLLWDGGLKREKVKDTFKEEQQKLYSKMIVGNHEDRSRS, from the exons ATGGAGCGAGGCGCCAAGGAGAAGAACCACCAGCTCTACAAGCCCTACACCAACG GAATCATTGCAAAAGACCCCACGTCACTAGAGGAAGAGATCAAAGAGATCCGCCGGAGCGGGAGCAGTAAGGCCCTGGACAACACTCCCGAGTTTGAGCTCTCGGACATTTTCTACTTCTGCCGGAAAGGAATGGAGACCATCATGGACGACGAGGTGACCAAGAGGTTCTCGGCAGAGGAGCTGGAGTCCTGGAACCTGCTGAGCAGGACCAATTACAACTTCCAGTACATCAGCCTGCGGCTGACCGTGCTCTGGGGCTTGGGCGTGCTCGTCCGCTACTGCCTCCTGCTGCCGCTCAG GGTAGCTCTCGCCTTCACGGGGATCAGCCTCCTGGTTGTGGGCACAACGATGGTGGGGTACCTGCCGAACGGGAG GTTCAAGGAGTTCCTGAGCAAGCACGTTCACCTCATGTGCTACCGGATCTGCGTGCGCGCGCTGACGGCCATCATCACCTACCACGACAG GAAGAACCGGCCTAGAAACGGCGGCATCTGCGTGGCCAACCACACGTCTCCCATTGATGTCATCATCCTGGCCAGTGACGGCTATTACGCCATG GTGGGACAGGTGCACGGCGGCCTCATGGGGGTCATCCAGAGAGCCATGGTCAAGGCCTGCCCCCACGTCTGGTTCGAGCGCTCCGAGGTGAAGGACCGCCACCTGGTGGCCAGAAG GCTGACCGAGCACGTGCAGGATAAAAGCAAGTTGCCCATCCTCATCTTTCCAGAGG GGACCTGCATCAATAACACGTCAGTGATGATGTTCAAAAAGGGAAGTTTTGAAATCGGAGCCACAGTTTACCCCGTTGCTATCAAG TACGACCCACAGTTCGGGGACGCCTTCTGGAACAGCAGCAAGTATGGGATGGTGACCTACCTGCTCAGGATGATGACCAGCTGGGCCATCGTCTGCAGCGTGTGGTACCTGCCCCCGATGACCAGACAG GCGGAGGAGGACGCGGTCCAGTTTGCCAACAGGGTGAAGTCCGCCATCGCCAGGCAGGGCGGCCTGGTGGACctgctgtg GGACGGCGGCCTGAAgcgggagaaggtgaaggacacgTTCAAGGAGGAGCAGCAGAAGCTGTACAGCAAGATGATCGTCGGCAACCACGAGGACCGGAGCCGGTCCTGA